Proteins encoded in a region of the Mycolicibacterium duvalii genome:
- a CDS encoding small basic family protein, producing MIGIVALVVGIVLGVIFRPDVPEVVAPYLPIAVVAALDAVFGGLRAYLERIFDAKVFVVSFVFNVLVAALIVYLGDQLGVGTQLSTAIIVVLGIRIFGNAAALRRRLFGA from the coding sequence ATGATCGGCATCGTCGCTCTGGTCGTCGGCATCGTGCTCGGCGTGATCTTCCGTCCGGACGTGCCCGAGGTCGTCGCGCCGTACCTGCCGATCGCGGTGGTCGCCGCGCTCGACGCGGTGTTCGGCGGCCTGCGCGCGTATCTGGAGCGGATCTTCGACGCCAAGGTCTTCGTCGTGTCGTTCGTGTTCAACGTGCTGGTGGCGGCTTTGATCGTGTACCTCGGCGATCAGCTCGGCGTCGGCACCCAGCTCTCGACCGCGATCATCGTCGTGCTCGGCATCCGCATCTTCGGCAACGCCGCGGCGCTGCGGCGGAGGCTTTTCGGCGCATGA
- a CDS encoding CDP-alcohol phosphatidyltransferase family protein, giving the protein MAETSAIGNPPPGDRVLTVPNVLSVIRLVLVPVFLYLLLVAGGPAANAWAVAILMFSGVSDWADGKIARLFDNQSSRLGELLDPAVDRIYMVTVPVAMALAGLLPWWLVGVLLGRDLVLAATLPLLRRRGLTALPVTYIGKAATFALMSGLPLVLLGQYDALWSRVVLAWGWGFVVWGLAMYLWSGALYLIQVGMVVRILPPKSPPAHTTEPARG; this is encoded by the coding sequence ATGGCCGAGACATCGGCGATCGGAAACCCACCGCCCGGGGACCGGGTGCTGACGGTGCCCAACGTGCTGTCGGTGATCCGGCTGGTGCTGGTTCCGGTATTCCTTTACCTGCTGCTGGTGGCCGGGGGGCCGGCCGCCAACGCGTGGGCGGTCGCGATCCTGATGTTCAGCGGCGTGTCCGACTGGGCCGACGGCAAGATCGCGCGGCTGTTCGACAACCAGTCCTCCCGCCTGGGCGAGCTGCTGGACCCGGCCGTGGACCGCATCTACATGGTCACCGTGCCCGTCGCGATGGCTCTGGCCGGACTGCTGCCGTGGTGGCTGGTGGGCGTCCTGCTGGGCCGCGACCTGGTGCTGGCCGCCACGCTGCCGCTGTTGCGCCGGCGCGGTCTGACCGCGCTGCCGGTCACCTACATCGGCAAGGCGGCGACGTTCGCGCTGATGTCCGGGCTGCCGCTGGTCCTGCTCGGCCAGTACGACGCACTGTGGAGTCGGGTGGTGCTGGCCTGGGGGTGGGGGTTCGTCGTCTGGGGCCTGGCGATGTACCTGTGGTCCGGCGCGCTGTATCTGATCCAGGTCGGGATGGTGGTGCGCATCCTTCCGCCGAAGAGTCCACCGGCGCACACCACGGAGCCGGCCCGAGGATGA
- a CDS encoding DUF881 domain-containing protein → MSMLGGYDTTSGGNAHRADAPTRIPVPSLLRSLLSEHLDPGYAAAAREPKSPKLSSRAAQWGWQLLAAVTVAAVFALAWSQAQATAPGMRESQRVLAGTVRAAESETAQTAARRDELAAVVEVEQRRRLEGDATGRMLLADLDRANLAAAATPVIGPGLTVTVTDPGATPDLTDVSKQRVPGSRQVILDRDLQLVVNSLWVSGAEAISVGGVRVGPNVTIRQAGGGILVDNQPIASPYEILAIGPPHALQDNFGRSTGLQRLRLLETSYGVGVRVSAGEGLSLPAGSVRDVNFATETGP, encoded by the coding sequence ATGAGCATGCTGGGGGGCTACGACACCACATCGGGCGGCAACGCGCACCGGGCGGATGCGCCGACCCGGATCCCGGTGCCGTCGCTGCTGAGGTCCCTGCTGTCGGAACACCTCGACCCCGGTTACGCCGCCGCGGCGCGAGAACCGAAATCCCCGAAACTCTCGAGCCGTGCCGCGCAGTGGGGCTGGCAGCTGCTCGCCGCGGTGACCGTCGCCGCGGTCTTCGCGCTGGCCTGGTCGCAGGCACAGGCGACCGCCCCGGGCATGCGGGAGTCCCAGCGGGTGCTGGCGGGCACCGTGCGCGCCGCGGAGAGCGAGACCGCGCAGACAGCCGCGCGCCGCGACGAACTGGCCGCCGTGGTCGAAGTCGAACAACGACGCCGGCTCGAAGGCGACGCCACCGGACGGATGCTGCTGGCCGACCTCGACCGGGCCAACCTCGCGGCCGCGGCCACCCCGGTGATCGGGCCGGGGCTGACGGTGACGGTCACCGACCCCGGCGCCACCCCGGACCTCACCGACGTCTCCAAGCAGCGGGTACCGGGCAGCAGGCAGGTGATCCTCGACCGCGACCTGCAGCTCGTCGTCAACTCGCTGTGGGTCAGCGGCGCCGAGGCCATCTCGGTCGGCGGGGTGCGCGTCGGCCCCAACGTGACGATCCGCCAGGCAGGCGGCGGCATCCTGGTGGACAATCAACCGATCGCCAGTCCCTACGAGATCCTCGCCATCGGGCCGCCGCACGCGTTGCAGGACAACTTCGGTCGCAGCACCGGGCTGCAGCGACTGCGGCTGCTGGAGACGTCGTACGGTGTCGGAGTACGGGTCTCGGCGGGGGAGGGCCTGTCGCTTCCCGCCGGCTCCGTGCGAGACGTCAACTTCGCCACAGAGACGGGACCATAG